A region from the Drosophila ananassae strain 14024-0371.13 chromosome 2L, ASM1763931v2, whole genome shotgun sequence genome encodes:
- the LOC26514799 gene encoding golgin subfamily A member 6-like protein 22: MQNCGRGEDHFHFIQRTDRKSLHTQIGQLVAKAKQVALQELQERSARLKNMLEEEDKRYEEEFSNTVKTRIDQDIKERKEHLHAIKEQVAKQQKQFLEEKHIQQVMLDCYEIREALRHQDLVETKIIQEEQILENQRKKRRECEMDQRWQELNRRRWAQFDCLQEDENFKRQQMQAQVNHVLGVQVAEHEEKRAQEEAVRREEERVINALLEEIRLEEFDKEHTPASVKQLEYQDELLKEIERKRCARLKEWEEEKAEHLAFCRETQRLEAEAREKIEKNKRELNRATLEYLAYLRRMQSLELGIEKMMDERTADLYQLDICTKVNLTERIRVKKEAAEKCYEILRKQLCDDYERRLLLEAEVHENKMLENRFVHPEITHEMKLCRQIKYKADLDAQIVEMKRIQAEEEKKFDSQLMAAVDDPLVCKRLAKEILASGIDYLAPHPNWRVMACNPNKYVPRAPTTEKEFNARVAAASLDKCPCPRQARKNCGFMAEIGEEMGGAGDMSSRSKSKTQSVAIELPQKPQKPGFRNCHCKFY; encoded by the coding sequence ATGCAGAATTGTGGGCGCGGAGAAGATCACTTCCACTTCATCCAGCGGACGGACCGGAAGAGTCTGCACACCCAGATCGGCCAATTGGTGGCGAAGGCGAAGCAGGTGGCTCTTCAGGAGCTGCAGGAAAGGAGCGCTCGCCTGAAGAACATGCTCGAAGAGGAGGACAAGCGGTACGAGGAGGAGTTCTCCAATACGGTGAAGACGCGTATCGACCAGGACATCAAAGAGCGTAAGGAGCATCTGCACGCCATCAAGGAACAGGTGGCCAAGCAGCAGAAGCAGTTCCTCGAGGAGAAGCACATTCAGCAGGTGATGCTCGATTGCTACGAGATACGCGAGGCACTACGCCACCAGGACCTTGTGGAGACGAAGATCATCCAGGAGGAACAGATCCTTGAAAATCAGCGCAAAAAGCGACGTGAGTGCGAGATGGACCAGCGCTGGCAGGAGCTGAATCGCAGGCGTTGGGCCCAGTTCGACTGCTTACAAGAGGACGAGAACTTTAAGCGGCAGCAGATGCAGGCCCAGGTCAACCACGTCCTGGGTGTCCAGGTGGCCGAGCACGAGGAGAAACGGGCCCAGGAGGAGGCGGTGCGCCGCGAGGAGGAGCGGGTGATCAACGCCCTGCTTGAGGAGATCCGCCTGGAGGAGTTTGACAAGGAGCACACGCCGGCTTCGGTCAAGCAGCTTGAGTACCAGGACGAGCTCCTCAAGGAGATCGAGCGGAAGCGGTGCGCCCGCCTCAAGGAGTGGGAGGAAGAGAAGGCCGAGCACTTGGCCTTCTGCCGGGAGACCCAGCGCCTGGAGGCGGAGGCCCGCGAGAAGATCGAAAAGAACAAGAGGGAGCTCAACCGCGCCACCCTGGAGTACCTCGCCTATCTGCGCCGCATGCAGTCCCTCGAATTGGGCATCGAGAAGATGATGGATGAGCGCACTGCCGATCTCTACCAGCTGGATATCTGCACCAAGGTCAACCTTACAGAAAGAATTCGCGTAAAGAAGGAGGCCGCTGAGAAGTGCTACGAAATCCTGCGAAAGCAACTTTGTGACGATTACGAGCGGCGCTTGCTTTTGGAGGCAGAGGTGCACGAGAATAAGATGCTGGAGAACCGCTTCGTCCATCCGGAGATCACCCACGAGATGAAGTTATGCCGACAGATCAAGTACAAGGCCGATCTGGACGCTCAGATCGTTGAAATGAAGCGCATCCAGGCTGAGGAGGAGAAGAAGTTCGACAGCCAGCTGATGGCCGCCGTCGACGATCCGCTGGTGTGCAAGCGATTGGCCAAAGAGATCCTGGCCAGCGGCATTGACTACCTAGCTCCGCACCCCAACTGGCGGGTGATGGCCTGCAATCCCAATAAGTACGTTCCCCGAGCCCCCACCACCGAAAAGGAGTTCAACGCCCGGGTGGCGGCCGCCAGCTTGGACAAGTGTCCCTGTCCTCGGCAGGCGCGTAAGAACTGCGGCTTCATGGCCGAGATCGGGGAGGAGATGGGTGGTGCAGGGGATATGTCATCCAGATCCAAGTCCAAGACCCAGTCTGTCGCAATCGAACTGCCACAGAAGCCGCAGAAACCTGGCTTCCGGAATTGCCACTGcaaattttattga